From Bombus huntii isolate Logan2020A chromosome 4, iyBomHunt1.1, whole genome shotgun sequence, one genomic window encodes:
- the LOC126864792 gene encoding GTPase-activating protein and VPS9 domain-containing protein 1 isoform X2 produces the protein MSSANSVESLGTLQWDIIELANHLRQERLFVTSEQQNLQILNEKVLYASSNLAQQAWITAQQRVNLNQLIMSKPYCTPASCCQRANTLENSNFVDVYKYLRYQTCLSYGEFLGALRKSPKLIASCLVEGDKLLPDSVQTIVQSLAAGLYGSCLLPEDKILVLKLLKHLMLLQIVPSDNPRRLLRHSTCAFSRFYSVFHESLFSAKFFLTAALHNPIVQLLMEDEMFLDIDPDKAPIRFPPSERLKKFGKEGTAEYEIKLQRYRLWTINSLFHITQRFIISIRENMHCFPSSVCWLVRQMAGLLGKSGNVDSKEVHAMCTDLVFTYFICPAIVNPEPYGITDAPISYIARFNLMQVGQILQMLSLMKYQAVDSKTFDLYKKFDKDSVSSIIDAMVDGAEELEDEPNIIDNNKLRGLSRSAALFTETELNTLITFLQTIAKETTVENASRSAAFEKKQLIDMLSQLPSGSLTTNKLANNASVETTNKKGGLLGKGKGRGIRVSSSSSYSSNTTNDGVDELNGTSTPEEESVDKNPQDVLVIPFGPNTGEFVGLLSEQKVLCTELQSNIDNGSVNLNLSDDISNVHDRQNNCGVERTESQEKKTRFSLSHDEVLFDGFIGNTSDNLEAVSEAASNHSVASSLELETEDQNDNLSDMVSASVSGRGTPNISGRDTPSSQITEGDEGRTVGETRQLDLPPSNIPTKQSRCEIDDKFCKFEIKKLIEGDETVSMVSDTWSTDVLASDSEIIEQQEKVLYSHSSEQTPPVLPTTSESVPQAVLDVSETASEAWSTDVLASDSERLTEVDTDDTASVARSDDTARSEIEVEPRSEAEITEKTMIQAIPQNVTTTECVSTTNLRSISMSQENMQFPTTVVLSPTNSLSASSLNVTGQNASRSDYQSSVTEYVDKNANSIDGSSTNYDKSICEDRLVHLIDKLHIENGKSQMEQTSSTHNRISVAAVAPALLLANHISPPTLSSTEKSHNTNIKLESQELESSLVSSVDETVNENGPDGVVGLSTGSLASSSSSGSDTRIKTTSSELPISMGAMNESCDMTINDCPKPTVSSGAIPKSISFDMTAERGDKELLDDDQKNKRSFFGKLKMSLRNRRGKAIRGTDDIGRCYDREAIGDNIDIGRHRLRRIMSEDVSSAGNPSGDSTDDILAKYRRKPSAASDTEVSVESNQSRTKEPTEDERLLIDPNNIELSYAFADAKRKLRMVLSTADLQHIPWSAASERNYWSQKENELVAFLQLQLAEAINLQDRALIAHLHETLRCVRLFNDDGCRKLFKSLREDYQKRSPYIAYLIRCRQGLLSTLAHLDRLCIRVKCDRDAVNNHLVSACVKGFLEKKESLLLRFCDEFKKLTLADEKQDLVDSFLSKLNAKIDNDSIWQCACENQLNLARVVVERTVMARVYHNALYPNGDGDVYRDQLLHDHIKKLANVVTPNHKDLRIPKIYHYECPWPWAQAELAVISAYKTPRDKLQCVFRCATTIMNLLSMATERGVPAADDLIPVLVYVIIKTNPPSLLSTIQYVDSFYGNRLGGEEQYWWTQFCSAIEFIKTMD, from the exons ATGTCATCGGCAAATAGTGTAGAATCCCTGGGAACATTGCAATGGGATATAATCGAATTAGCCAATCATTTGCGTCAAGAACGCCTGTTTGTTACTTCGGAACaacaaaatttacaaatactCAATGAAAAG GTGTTATATGCATCATCCAATTTAGCACAACAAGCATGGATTACAGCGCAGCAAAGAGTTAATCTTAATCAGTTGATAATGTCTAAACCATACTGTACACCAGCATCTTGTTGTCAAAGAGCAAATACattggaaaattcaaattttgtcGATGTGTACAAGTATTTACGTTATCAGACATGTTTGTCATATGGGGAATTCTTAGGTGCTCTTAGAAAGTCTCCAAAGCTAATTGCATCATGTTTAGTTGAGGGGGACAAATTACTACCAGACTCTGTGCAAACTATAGTCCAATCATTAGCAGCTGGTTTATATGGTAGTTGTTTATTACCAGAGGATAAAATTTTGGTTTTAAAGTTACTGAAACATCTAATGCTGCTACAAATTGTACCATCTGATAATCCTCGGAGATTACTCAGACACAGCACATGTGCTTTCTCTAGGTTTTATTCAGTTTTTCATGAGAGTCTATTTTCAGCAAAGTTTTTCTTAACTGCTGCTTTACATAACCCTATTGTACAGTTATTAATGGAAGATGAAATGTTTCTTGATATTGACCCAGATAAAGCACCCATAAGATTTCCTCCATCTGAAAGATTAAAGAAATTTGGCAAGGAAGGTACTGCAGAGTATGAAATAAAGCTACAACGTTATAGACTCTGGACAATTAATTCTCTATTCCACATTACACAAAGATTTATAATCAGTATACGAGAAAATATGCATTGTTTTCCAAGTAGTGTATGTTGGTTGGTTAGACAGATGGCAGGACTTTTGGGAAAAAGTGGGAATGTTGATTCAAAAGAGGTACATGCAATGTGCACTGATTTggtttttacatatttcatatGTCCTGCAATAGTAAATCCAGAGCCATATGGTATCACCGATGCGCCTATTAGCTACATTGCCCGATTCAATCTCATGCAAGTTGGACAAATTTTGCAAATGCTTTCCTTAATGAAATACCAGGCTGTTGACAGCAAAACATTTGATCTATACAAGAAGTTCGATAAGGATTCCGTTTCTTCTATAATAGATGCGATGGTGGACGGTGCAGAAGAACTCGAGGACGAGCCTAATATCATCGATAATAATAAACTTCGAGGTCTTTCTCGCTCCGCTGCTTTATTTACAGAAACGGAATTGAATACATTAATTACGTTTCTGCAAACTATAGCTAAAGAAACTACGGTAGAAAACGCTTCACGATCCGCTGCGTTTGAAAAGAAACAATTGATTGATATGCTCTCTCAGTTACCTTCCGGTTCCTTAACTACTAATAAATTGGCGAACAATGCTTCTGTTGAAACTACCAACAAGAAGGGAGGTTTATTAGGAAAAG GAAAGGGTCGAGGAATTCGAGTatcatcatcgtcatcatACTCGTCTAATACGACTAATGACGGGGTAGATGAATTGAATGGCACTTCAACCCCTGAAGAAGAATCTGTTGATAAAAATCCTCAAGATGTTCTTGTAATTCCATTTGGACCAAATACAGGAGAATTCGTAGGACTTCTTAGTGAACAAAAG GTGTTATGCACAGAACTTCAATCCAATATAGATAATGGTTCGGTTAATCTAAATCTTTCTGATGACATATCCAATGTGCATGACAGACAAAACAATTGTGGTGTTGAACGTACAGAAAGTCAAGAAAAAAAGACAAGATTTTCGCTATCTCATGATGAag TTTTATTCGATGGTTTTATCGGAAATACTTCGGATAATTTAGAAGCGGTATCAGAAGCTGCATCAAACCACAGTGTCGCTTCCTCGCTTGAATTGGAAACGGAAGATCAAAATGATAATCTCTCAGATATGGTATCTGCCAGTGTATCAGGACGAGGAACGCCTAATATATCAG GTCGTGACACCCCGTCATCTCAAATTACCGAAGGAGATGAAGGACGGACAGTGGGTGAAACTCGACAATTAGATTTACCTCCGTCGAATATACCGACCAAACAAAGTCGATGCGAAATAGATGacaagttctgtaaatttgaaattaaaaaattgattgaag GAGATGAAACTGTTTCGATGGTATCTGATACCTGGTCAACTGATGTTCTGGCTTCCGATAGCGAAATAATCGAGCAACAAGAGAAAGTATTGTATTCCCATTCGTCTGAGCAAACTCCTCCAGTTTTACCAACAACGTCAGAATCAGTACCACAAGCCGTACTAGATGTTAGCGAAACTGCATCGGAAGCATGGAGTACCGATGTATTAGCTAGTGATTCTGAAAGATTGACAGAGGTTGATACCGACGATACTGCTAGCGTTGCAAG ATCTGATGATACCGCAAGATCCGAAATCGAAGTTGAACCTCGTAGCGAAGCCGAAATAACCGAAAAAACCATGATACAAGCGATTCCTC AAAATGTTACAACAACCGAATGTGTGTCAACAACGAATCTTCGATCGATATCGATGAGCCAGGAAAATATGCAATTTCCTACAACTGTTGTTCTTTCACCAACAAACTCTCTCTCGGCATCGTCCTTAAATGTAACTGGACAAAATGCAAGCAGGTCTGATTATCAATCAAGCGTGACAGAATATGTCGACAAAAATGCCAACAGCATTGACGGTAGCTCAACAAATTATGATAAATCCATATGCGAAGACAGATTAGTCCATCTCATAGACAAACTTCACATTGAGAATGGAAAAAGTCAAATGGAACAAACTTCTTCGACTCATAATCGTATCAGTGTAGCAGCAGTTGCACCAGCTTTATTATTAGCCAATCATATATCACCGCCCACATTGTCGAGCACAGAAAAATCGCACAATACCAACATAAAATTAGAG TCGCAGGAATTAGAAAGTAGCTTAGTCAGTTCGGTTGACGAAACTGTTAACGAAAATGGCCCGGACGGTGTTGTTGGATTAAGTACCGGGAGCTTGGCATCCAGCAGTAGTTCTGGTTCTGACACACGAATAAAAACTACAAGTTCGGAGTTGCCAATATCGATGGGAGCAATGAATGAGAGTTGCGATATGACGATCAATGACTGTCCGAAACCAACCGTATCCAGTGGAGCCATACCAAAAAGTATTAGCTTCGATATGACTGCGGAACGCGGAGACAAGGAATTGTTGGACGATgatcagaaaaataaaagaagttttTTTGGAAAACTGAAAATGTCTCTGCGAAATCGACGGGGTAAGGCGATTCGTGGCACAGACGATATCGGCAGATGTTACGATCGAGAAGCCATCGGCGATAATATTGACATAGGACGACATAGATTACGTAGAATAATGTCAGAAGATGTGTCATCAGCCGGTAACCCGAGCGGTG ATAGTACGGACGATATCTTAGCTAAATACAGGAGGAAACCGAGTGCAGCAAGCGATACGGAAGTATCTGTAGAAAGTAATCAGTCTCGTACGAAAGAACCTACCGAGGATGAAAGGCTTCTTATAGATCCGAATAACATTGAGCTTTCCTACGCATTTGCTGATGCAAAAAGAAAATTGCGAATGGTACTTAGTACCGCTGATCTCCAACATATTCCTTGGAGTGCTGCATCCGAG CGGAATTATTGGTcgcaaaaagaaaatgaattaGTCGCCTTCCTGCAGTTGCAGTTGGCAGAAGCTATCAATTTACAAGACAGAGCGTTGATAGCGCATTTACATGAAACACTACGTTGCGTTAGATTATTTAACGACGACGGgtgtagaaaattatttaaatcgttGCGCGAAGATTACCAAAAACGATCTCCTTATATTGCGTATTTGATTAGATGTCGTCAAGGATTACTCTCTACATTGGCTCACTTGGATAG ATTATGTATTAGAGTGAAATGTGATCGAGATGCTGTCAATAATCATCTTGTATCTGCTTGCGTGAAAGgttttttagaaaaaaaagaatccCTTTTACTACGTTTTTGTGatgaatttaaaaagttaACATTAGCAGATGAAAAACAAGACTTGGTCGATAGCTTTCTAAGTAAACTTAATGCAAAAATAGACAATGATTCAATTTGGCAGT GTGCTTGCGAAAATCAACTAAATTTGGCAAGAGTTGTAGTTGAAAGGACTGTAATGGCACGTGTTTACCACAACGCGCTTTATCCAAATGGAGATGGTGACGTTTATAGGGACCAATTACTTCATGATCATATTAAAAAACTGGCCAATGTTGTAACACCGAACCACAAGGATTTACGAATTCCTAAAATATACCATTACGAATGTCCCTGGCCATGGGCTCAAGCGGAATTAGCTGTGATATCAGCATATAAGACACCTAGAGATAAGTTGCAATGTGTCTTTCGTTGTGCTACCACCATCATGAACTTGCTTTCGATGGCAACAGAGAGGGGAGTACCCGCAGCCGATGATCTAATTCCTGTATTAGTCTACGTTATCATTAAA ACTAACCCACCGTCCTTGCTTTCCACTATACAATATGTGGATAGTTTCTATGGGAATCGATTAGGAGGAGAAGAACAATATTGGTGGACGCAATTTTGTTCCGCGATTGAATTTATAAAGACTATGGATTAA
- the LOC126864792 gene encoding GTPase-activating protein and VPS9 domain-containing protein 1 isoform X1: MSSANSVESLGTLQWDIIELANHLRQERLFVTSEQQNLQILNEKVLYASSNLAQQAWITAQQRVNLNQLIMSKPYCTPASCCQRANTLENSNFVDVYKYLRYQTCLSYGEFLGALRKSPKLIASCLVEGDKLLPDSVQTIVQSLAAGLYGSCLLPEDKILVLKLLKHLMLLQIVPSDNPRRLLRHSTCAFSRFYSVFHESLFSAKFFLTAALHNPIVQLLMEDEMFLDIDPDKAPIRFPPSERLKKFGKEGTAEYEIKLQRYRLWTINSLFHITQRFIISIRENMHCFPSSVCWLVRQMAGLLGKSGNVDSKEVHAMCTDLVFTYFICPAIVNPEPYGITDAPISYIARFNLMQVGQILQMLSLMKYQAVDSKTFDLYKKFDKDSVSSIIDAMVDGAEELEDEPNIIDNNKLRGLSRSAALFTETELNTLITFLQTIAKETTVENASRSAAFEKKQLIDMLSQLPSGSLTTNKLANNASVETTNKKGGLLGKGKGRGIRVSSSSSYSSNTTNDGVDELNGTSTPEEESVDKNPQDVLVIPFGPNTGEFVGLLSEQKVLCTELQSNIDNGSVNLNLSDDISNVHDRQNNCGVERTESQEKKTRFSLSHDEVLFDGFIGNTSDNLEAVSEAASNHSVASSLELETEDQNDNLSDMVSASVSGRGTPNISGRDTPSSQITEGDEGRTVGETRQLDLPPSNIPTKQSRCEIDDKFCKFEIKKLIEGDETVSMVSDTWSTDVLASDSEIIEQQEKVLYSHSSEQTPPVLPTTSESVPQAVLDVSETASEAWSTDVLASDSERLTEVDTDDTASVARSDDTARSEIEVEPRSEAEITEKTMIQAIPRKNKNVTTTECVSTTNLRSISMSQENMQFPTTVVLSPTNSLSASSLNVTGQNASRSDYQSSVTEYVDKNANSIDGSSTNYDKSICEDRLVHLIDKLHIENGKSQMEQTSSTHNRISVAAVAPALLLANHISPPTLSSTEKSHNTNIKLESQELESSLVSSVDETVNENGPDGVVGLSTGSLASSSSSGSDTRIKTTSSELPISMGAMNESCDMTINDCPKPTVSSGAIPKSISFDMTAERGDKELLDDDQKNKRSFFGKLKMSLRNRRGKAIRGTDDIGRCYDREAIGDNIDIGRHRLRRIMSEDVSSAGNPSGDSTDDILAKYRRKPSAASDTEVSVESNQSRTKEPTEDERLLIDPNNIELSYAFADAKRKLRMVLSTADLQHIPWSAASERNYWSQKENELVAFLQLQLAEAINLQDRALIAHLHETLRCVRLFNDDGCRKLFKSLREDYQKRSPYIAYLIRCRQGLLSTLAHLDRLCIRVKCDRDAVNNHLVSACVKGFLEKKESLLLRFCDEFKKLTLADEKQDLVDSFLSKLNAKIDNDSIWQCACENQLNLARVVVERTVMARVYHNALYPNGDGDVYRDQLLHDHIKKLANVVTPNHKDLRIPKIYHYECPWPWAQAELAVISAYKTPRDKLQCVFRCATTIMNLLSMATERGVPAADDLIPVLVYVIIKTNPPSLLSTIQYVDSFYGNRLGGEEQYWWTQFCSAIEFIKTMD; the protein is encoded by the exons ATGTCATCGGCAAATAGTGTAGAATCCCTGGGAACATTGCAATGGGATATAATCGAATTAGCCAATCATTTGCGTCAAGAACGCCTGTTTGTTACTTCGGAACaacaaaatttacaaatactCAATGAAAAG GTGTTATATGCATCATCCAATTTAGCACAACAAGCATGGATTACAGCGCAGCAAAGAGTTAATCTTAATCAGTTGATAATGTCTAAACCATACTGTACACCAGCATCTTGTTGTCAAAGAGCAAATACattggaaaattcaaattttgtcGATGTGTACAAGTATTTACGTTATCAGACATGTTTGTCATATGGGGAATTCTTAGGTGCTCTTAGAAAGTCTCCAAAGCTAATTGCATCATGTTTAGTTGAGGGGGACAAATTACTACCAGACTCTGTGCAAACTATAGTCCAATCATTAGCAGCTGGTTTATATGGTAGTTGTTTATTACCAGAGGATAAAATTTTGGTTTTAAAGTTACTGAAACATCTAATGCTGCTACAAATTGTACCATCTGATAATCCTCGGAGATTACTCAGACACAGCACATGTGCTTTCTCTAGGTTTTATTCAGTTTTTCATGAGAGTCTATTTTCAGCAAAGTTTTTCTTAACTGCTGCTTTACATAACCCTATTGTACAGTTATTAATGGAAGATGAAATGTTTCTTGATATTGACCCAGATAAAGCACCCATAAGATTTCCTCCATCTGAAAGATTAAAGAAATTTGGCAAGGAAGGTACTGCAGAGTATGAAATAAAGCTACAACGTTATAGACTCTGGACAATTAATTCTCTATTCCACATTACACAAAGATTTATAATCAGTATACGAGAAAATATGCATTGTTTTCCAAGTAGTGTATGTTGGTTGGTTAGACAGATGGCAGGACTTTTGGGAAAAAGTGGGAATGTTGATTCAAAAGAGGTACATGCAATGTGCACTGATTTggtttttacatatttcatatGTCCTGCAATAGTAAATCCAGAGCCATATGGTATCACCGATGCGCCTATTAGCTACATTGCCCGATTCAATCTCATGCAAGTTGGACAAATTTTGCAAATGCTTTCCTTAATGAAATACCAGGCTGTTGACAGCAAAACATTTGATCTATACAAGAAGTTCGATAAGGATTCCGTTTCTTCTATAATAGATGCGATGGTGGACGGTGCAGAAGAACTCGAGGACGAGCCTAATATCATCGATAATAATAAACTTCGAGGTCTTTCTCGCTCCGCTGCTTTATTTACAGAAACGGAATTGAATACATTAATTACGTTTCTGCAAACTATAGCTAAAGAAACTACGGTAGAAAACGCTTCACGATCCGCTGCGTTTGAAAAGAAACAATTGATTGATATGCTCTCTCAGTTACCTTCCGGTTCCTTAACTACTAATAAATTGGCGAACAATGCTTCTGTTGAAACTACCAACAAGAAGGGAGGTTTATTAGGAAAAG GAAAGGGTCGAGGAATTCGAGTatcatcatcgtcatcatACTCGTCTAATACGACTAATGACGGGGTAGATGAATTGAATGGCACTTCAACCCCTGAAGAAGAATCTGTTGATAAAAATCCTCAAGATGTTCTTGTAATTCCATTTGGACCAAATACAGGAGAATTCGTAGGACTTCTTAGTGAACAAAAG GTGTTATGCACAGAACTTCAATCCAATATAGATAATGGTTCGGTTAATCTAAATCTTTCTGATGACATATCCAATGTGCATGACAGACAAAACAATTGTGGTGTTGAACGTACAGAAAGTCAAGAAAAAAAGACAAGATTTTCGCTATCTCATGATGAag TTTTATTCGATGGTTTTATCGGAAATACTTCGGATAATTTAGAAGCGGTATCAGAAGCTGCATCAAACCACAGTGTCGCTTCCTCGCTTGAATTGGAAACGGAAGATCAAAATGATAATCTCTCAGATATGGTATCTGCCAGTGTATCAGGACGAGGAACGCCTAATATATCAG GTCGTGACACCCCGTCATCTCAAATTACCGAAGGAGATGAAGGACGGACAGTGGGTGAAACTCGACAATTAGATTTACCTCCGTCGAATATACCGACCAAACAAAGTCGATGCGAAATAGATGacaagttctgtaaatttgaaattaaaaaattgattgaag GAGATGAAACTGTTTCGATGGTATCTGATACCTGGTCAACTGATGTTCTGGCTTCCGATAGCGAAATAATCGAGCAACAAGAGAAAGTATTGTATTCCCATTCGTCTGAGCAAACTCCTCCAGTTTTACCAACAACGTCAGAATCAGTACCACAAGCCGTACTAGATGTTAGCGAAACTGCATCGGAAGCATGGAGTACCGATGTATTAGCTAGTGATTCTGAAAGATTGACAGAGGTTGATACCGACGATACTGCTAGCGTTGCAAG ATCTGATGATACCGCAAGATCCGAAATCGAAGTTGAACCTCGTAGCGAAGCCGAAATAACCGAAAAAACCATGATACAAGCGATTCCTCGTAAGAAca AAAATGTTACAACAACCGAATGTGTGTCAACAACGAATCTTCGATCGATATCGATGAGCCAGGAAAATATGCAATTTCCTACAACTGTTGTTCTTTCACCAACAAACTCTCTCTCGGCATCGTCCTTAAATGTAACTGGACAAAATGCAAGCAGGTCTGATTATCAATCAAGCGTGACAGAATATGTCGACAAAAATGCCAACAGCATTGACGGTAGCTCAACAAATTATGATAAATCCATATGCGAAGACAGATTAGTCCATCTCATAGACAAACTTCACATTGAGAATGGAAAAAGTCAAATGGAACAAACTTCTTCGACTCATAATCGTATCAGTGTAGCAGCAGTTGCACCAGCTTTATTATTAGCCAATCATATATCACCGCCCACATTGTCGAGCACAGAAAAATCGCACAATACCAACATAAAATTAGAG TCGCAGGAATTAGAAAGTAGCTTAGTCAGTTCGGTTGACGAAACTGTTAACGAAAATGGCCCGGACGGTGTTGTTGGATTAAGTACCGGGAGCTTGGCATCCAGCAGTAGTTCTGGTTCTGACACACGAATAAAAACTACAAGTTCGGAGTTGCCAATATCGATGGGAGCAATGAATGAGAGTTGCGATATGACGATCAATGACTGTCCGAAACCAACCGTATCCAGTGGAGCCATACCAAAAAGTATTAGCTTCGATATGACTGCGGAACGCGGAGACAAGGAATTGTTGGACGATgatcagaaaaataaaagaagttttTTTGGAAAACTGAAAATGTCTCTGCGAAATCGACGGGGTAAGGCGATTCGTGGCACAGACGATATCGGCAGATGTTACGATCGAGAAGCCATCGGCGATAATATTGACATAGGACGACATAGATTACGTAGAATAATGTCAGAAGATGTGTCATCAGCCGGTAACCCGAGCGGTG ATAGTACGGACGATATCTTAGCTAAATACAGGAGGAAACCGAGTGCAGCAAGCGATACGGAAGTATCTGTAGAAAGTAATCAGTCTCGTACGAAAGAACCTACCGAGGATGAAAGGCTTCTTATAGATCCGAATAACATTGAGCTTTCCTACGCATTTGCTGATGCAAAAAGAAAATTGCGAATGGTACTTAGTACCGCTGATCTCCAACATATTCCTTGGAGTGCTGCATCCGAG CGGAATTATTGGTcgcaaaaagaaaatgaattaGTCGCCTTCCTGCAGTTGCAGTTGGCAGAAGCTATCAATTTACAAGACAGAGCGTTGATAGCGCATTTACATGAAACACTACGTTGCGTTAGATTATTTAACGACGACGGgtgtagaaaattatttaaatcgttGCGCGAAGATTACCAAAAACGATCTCCTTATATTGCGTATTTGATTAGATGTCGTCAAGGATTACTCTCTACATTGGCTCACTTGGATAG ATTATGTATTAGAGTGAAATGTGATCGAGATGCTGTCAATAATCATCTTGTATCTGCTTGCGTGAAAGgttttttagaaaaaaaagaatccCTTTTACTACGTTTTTGTGatgaatttaaaaagttaACATTAGCAGATGAAAAACAAGACTTGGTCGATAGCTTTCTAAGTAAACTTAATGCAAAAATAGACAATGATTCAATTTGGCAGT GTGCTTGCGAAAATCAACTAAATTTGGCAAGAGTTGTAGTTGAAAGGACTGTAATGGCACGTGTTTACCACAACGCGCTTTATCCAAATGGAGATGGTGACGTTTATAGGGACCAATTACTTCATGATCATATTAAAAAACTGGCCAATGTTGTAACACCGAACCACAAGGATTTACGAATTCCTAAAATATACCATTACGAATGTCCCTGGCCATGGGCTCAAGCGGAATTAGCTGTGATATCAGCATATAAGACACCTAGAGATAAGTTGCAATGTGTCTTTCGTTGTGCTACCACCATCATGAACTTGCTTTCGATGGCAACAGAGAGGGGAGTACCCGCAGCCGATGATCTAATTCCTGTATTAGTCTACGTTATCATTAAA ACTAACCCACCGTCCTTGCTTTCCACTATACAATATGTGGATAGTTTCTATGGGAATCGATTAGGAGGAGAAGAACAATATTGGTGGACGCAATTTTGTTCCGCGATTGAATTTATAAAGACTATGGATTAA